In the Caldanaerovirga acetigignens genome, GGTGATAAAGGACCATATCAACATGTCGGGTGAGAACCCGGCGGCAGGAGAAGAGATTCCTGAAATAGGGCCCAGATTCTTCGATATGACCTATGCTTACGATGAGGGGCTCAGGCAAAAGGCAAAGACGGCTTTCGAAGAAATTGGAGTTGAATATAAAGAAGGGGTATATGCTTTCATGAGAGGGCCCTCCTACGAGACGCCGGCGGAAATACGGATGCTAAAAACCATCGGGGCCGATGCGGTAGGTATGTCTACGGTTCCGGAAGTCATCGCCGCCCGGCAGATGGGCATAAGGGTACTCGGGATTTCCTGCATCACCAACATGGCGGCAGGAATTCTGGATAAACCCTTATCCCACGCCGAAGTCCTGGAAGTATCCGAGAAGGTGAAGGAGAAATTCGTGAGAGTCCTCAGCAGTATTATCAGTAAGATATAATTAACTATCGGCCGTGAACACCCCCTTTCAATTATATGGATTTGAAATGAATGATTTATGCTTTTTTCATGGGTAAACTTGACCGAAAAATTTATTTTGACAAATGCGGAGCAGATGCACAGCAAGATTTCCCTGTAGAGCCTGGTTCTTTGCTTCAAAATGATTTAATTGTGATTAGAGATAATGAAATCTCTCTTGCAAGAAAAGATCGAAAATACACTGATTTAGCGGGTTCAATTTTTTGGAGTGAACATGTTGCAAGCATGTATTCTCCAAATATAATAATCAGGTAAATAAAAGCGGGAGGAGTTCTTATGTATCCTAATTATCGAATTTCTGTTGAAATCATATTGTTGCATGAAGGAAAGGTTCTTTTGACCAAA is a window encoding:
- a CDS encoding purine-nucleoside phosphorylase, which codes for MSYYGELKKSAEYIKYRVMLQPKIGVILGSGLGDFADGLEERVVVPYAEIPGFPVSTVKGHKGNLVFGRVKGRNLAVMQGRFHLYEGYPIEKVVFGVRVLGLLGIKVLIVTNAAGGINESFCPGDLMVIKDHINMSGENPAAGEEIPEIGPRFFDMTYAYDEGLRQKAKTAFEEIGVEYKEGVYAFMRGPSYETPAEIRMLKTIGADAVGMSTVPEVIAARQMGIRVLGISCITNMAAGILDKPLSHAEVLEVSEKVKEKFVRVLSSIISKI